The following are encoded together in the Macadamia integrifolia cultivar HAES 741 chromosome 10, SCU_Mint_v3, whole genome shotgun sequence genome:
- the LOC122091552 gene encoding uncharacterized protein LOC122091552, which yields MPRQLVWDTIISFSAQRQDNWVCLGDFNSYLAWYEKRGGNFTRARDIAHFRGFLNACQLLDIGAHGPAFTWNNRCKGDANIRVKLDRGSSNEAWRNIFEDAVVTVWFIIGLDHLPLVVDTEGSKFSRNFERIWFSHLDCKNIVAKAWSIPSTGTTGADLLLKTKNYSVVFSKWNKEIFGNVQLKIRKYLLELE from the exons ATGCCAAG ACAACTTGTTTGGGATACAATTATCTCGTTTAGTGCTCAAAGACAGGATAATTGGGTTTGTCTGGGAGATTTCAACTCTTATTTGGCATGGTACGAGAAGCGCGGTGGAAATTTTACAAGGGCCCGAGATATTGCTCATTTCAGGGGCTTTTTGAATGCGTGCCAACTACTGGATATAGGGGCACATGGACCTGCTTTCACATGGAATAATCGTTGTAAGGGTGATGCCAATATTCGGGTCAAGCTGGATAGAGGTTCATCAAATGAAGCTTGGCGCAATATATTTGAAGATGCTGTAGTTACTGTTTGGTTTATAATCGGCTTGGATCACCTTCCCCTTGTGGTGGATACAGAGGGAAGCAAATTTTCAAGGAATTTCGAAAGGATATGGTTTTCTCATCTCGACTGCAAGAATATTGTAGCCAAAGCATGGTCAATTCCTTCTACTGGAACTACAGGAGCAGATCTTCTTCTCAAGACCAAGAATTATAGTGTGGTATTCTCCAAATGGAACAAAGAGATATTTGGGAATGTTCAACTGAAAATTAGGAAATACCTTCTTGAATTGGAATAA